From a region of the Oryza sativa Japonica Group chromosome 6, ASM3414082v1 genome:
- the LOC4340376 gene encoding 26S proteasome regulatory subunit 7B, which translates to MAPEPEDDIMNEKNPRPLDEDDIALLKTYGLGPYSTSIKKVEKEIKEMAKKINDLCGIKESDTGLAPPSQWDLVSDKQMMQEEQPLQVARCTKIISPNTDDAKYVINVKQIAKFVVGLGDKVSPTDIEEGMRVGVDRNKYQIQIPLPPKIDPSVTMMTVEEKPDVTYNDVGGCKEQIEKMREVVELPMLHPEKFVKLGIDPPKGVLCYGPPGTGKTLLARAVANRTDACFIRVIGSELVQKYVGEGARMVRELFQMARSKKACIVFFDEVDAIGGARFDDGVGGDNEVQRTMLEIVNQLDGFDARGNIKVLMATNRPDTLDPALLRPGRLDRKVEFGLPDLEGRTQIFKIHTRTMNCERDIRFELLARLCPNSTGADIRSVCTEAGMYAIRARRKTVTEKDFLDAVNKVIKGYQKFSATPKYMVYN; encoded by the exons ATGGCGCCGGAGCCCGAGGACGACATCATGAACGAGAAGAACCCGCGCCCGCTCGACGAGGACGACATCGCCCTCCTCAAGACCTAC GGTCTTGGACCTTACTCGACCAGCATTAAGAAGGTTGAGAAGGAAATCAAAGAGATGGCGAAGAAGATAAATGATCTCTGTG GAATTAAAGAGTCTGACACTGGATTGGCTCCACCTAGCCAGTGGGACCTTGTATCCGATAAGCAGATGATGCAGGAGGAGCAACCCCTGCAG GTTGCAAGATGCACAAAGATCATCAGCCCTAACACGGACGATGCTAAATATGTCATCAATGTCAAGCAAATTGCGAAG TTTGTGGTTGGGTTGGGCGACAAGGTCTCCCCCACTGATATCGAGGAAGGAATGCGGGTTGG AGTTGATCGAAACAAGTACCAAATTCAAATTCCTTTGCCACCAAAGATTGATCCCAGCGTTACCATGATGACTGTGGAAGAAAAACCAGATGTGACTTACAATGATGTTGGTGGATGCAAGGAGCAGATTGAGAAGATGCGTGAGGTGGTTGAGCTTCCTATGCTTCACCCAGAAAAGTTTGTCAAACTTGGTATCGATCCTCCTAAGGGAGTACTGTGTTATGGCCCTCCTGGAACTGGGAAAACACTTCTTGCTAGGGCAGTGGCCAACCGCACGGATGCTTGCTTTATTCGAGTCATAGGAAGTGAGCTAGTTCAGAAGTATGTTGGTGAGGGGGCCCGCATGGTTCGGGAACTCTTCCAAATGGCACGATCGAAGAAGGCTTGCATTGTCTTCTTTGATGAAGTCGATGCCATCGGTGGTGCTCGCTTTGACGATGGTGTTGGTGGTGACAATGAGGTCCAGCGCACTATGCTTGAGATTGTTAATCAGCTTGATGGATTTGATGCCAGGGGAAACATCAAGGTCCTCATGGCCACCAACAGGCCCGATACCTTGGACCCTGCATTACTACGTCCAGGGCGTCTGGACAGGAAAGTTGAGTTTGGCCTGCCAGACCTGGAGGGCCGGACCCAGATCTTCAAGATCCACACTCGCACCATGAACTGCGAGCGGGACATCCGGTTTGAGCTGCTCGCTCGCCTCTGCCCCAACTCCACTG GGGCCGACATACGGAGTGTGTGCACGGAGGCTGGCATGTACGCCATCCGCGCTCGCAGGAAGACGGTGACAGAGAAGGATTTCTTGGACGCGGTGAATAAGGTGATCAAGGGTTACCAAAAGTTCAGCGCAACGCCCAAGTATATGGTGTACAACTAG